The window GTCAGTCGACGAGTCCGGGGGGAATCCGGGGTATCTGGGGTATCGGGAGGATTCTGGAGGCGGACGGGTTGGCGGTTTGGAGGCTggcaccgccgaggaggggggggtgaGGTGAGAGGGCGGACGGATGACGATACAAATACCGTACGGGCTatccgtaccgagtacctgcGCGCATGACGGCGACTTTCACATGGGGTCGACGCAGCCGTGCCTCTGGCAGGATGGCGAGCTTCGGCGTTGGCTCCAGGTCCGAGGCTAGGCAGGGTTCGCCGTCGAGTTGGGTCGTACGGAGTTGCCATGCCCAAATCCTGCGAGACGAGGTACCTGCTTcgttgcactgtacggagcacacgtaagtacagtacttacggagtaggtacggagtactccgcacttgtgCTCGGTACCTGCAAAGTACTACATGTATAAATAGGTACTTGCGCAGCGCCCAAATTCACCAGTGCTTGTTTGTATTGCACAGCCCCGGActgcacctgcaagtacttattaataataagtaagtacaacatCAACAATAAATGGCAGTAATACTCTGCACGtggttgtacaactactagtatttacGTTATGCAGGCACACAAAGGAAGGCCTttatacagtacaagtgcatgtacagcaagtactccgtacattcttacaagtactcaagtacctGCCAACGGTCAAGTCCCTGCCAacggtgcaagtacggtgtattactactgtactgGAGGTGTACGCAGTATTAGTTGgccgtgtacggagtacacctagcAATACTGCACGCATAGGAAcgactactaggtattaggtGTGTGCTCTCTTGTAGGTACCAGCATCTGCAGTGCCGTCTGTATACGaagagtgcaagtacggagtaagtacggagtattacatgtaaATTACTACATGTACGACCTTGCTGGTCTCTCGAGGAgatgtacttaagtacatacacatgtacggagtaagtactccgtgctcgcctcggacatgtacacctaatacttgcacagcaagtactccgtacacatcCAAGAACgcgttgtacttgcatgtaagtactcgtcgAACAAGTCCTGCAGCTTTGCCCCTCATGAATTTACCCCGCCGACAACCGGCCGCCATTTTAGTACGCCATTGTGTCCCTCATGTGACTTTTACATTATTACTAAGTGCACAAGGACAAGTAGCTCGAGGAGTGGCTCCATGCCGAGCGAATAATATGCCGACGAGACCACAGCGTGCCAcaccgtacagtagttgcGTCAACTGGTGCCAttgctgtgctgtaagtagtcTGATCAGGCACTTGggcctacttgtacttacgtacatgtcgtacagtgcatgctCATGTGctttacaagtacggaatacggagtattaccgTTTCTATTATTCtgtccgtaagtactgtagatttacacacgtacagtacagcagtacGTGCACATGCATATTCATACGAGTGAACCAACCTTGTGTGCACGTGCAGgacaatactgtacttacagtacatgtactccgtactcgtaggCATATTACGTACTTCAAGTATTAATAATCCGGGAATCCGGGTTAAGCACGTCCTGATTCGGTTGCACTTCTGTTCGTAGCATTATGCAAGCCTCGCGCGAGGAATAAGCGtggtattacggagtacttgtgtaggtgtacacgcACAACCATCCAGTCCATGTATGCGGCAACGGCCGAGTCCGAGCCTTGCTCGTGGTAGGTTCGAGCCGCGCGTGCCACCAACCGTAACGGGACAAAGCTTCGGTCAGAGTCGGCGATTTGCTGGGTGCGTCGCATGCGAATTGTGCGACGGAAGGATGCGACGCTGCTCGGTGCTCACTGCTGGCCGACGCTGCTGACGGGGGACGGAGAACTCGCGGCTAGACCAGAATCAAGCGAGCAGCCGGCAGCGCCCGGGGCTGGGGCATGGGAACGACCGACTTGGCCCCACGTCGGAGCGCGGTATAATCAGGTGTGCTGGTAGCACGTGAGCGCCTTCACCATACAAGACGGAGTATTTGCAGAGCACGGAGCATTATCATgaaagtacttaagtacaagtaagcacaCCTACCTTGTACATttgtacgcaagtacatttGCAACCGTACTTATATGagccgtacagtacactggcagtgcaagtaattactgtacatgtatgtgcgcaagtgtgcagtacagtaagtgtacaaTTTAGCGCACACGTATTATTTATTgatacttacacctactggtagttgtacatgtatggtACGCTTGTACAGAGTTCATGAtggagtattaattaattgagtgtactgtacggagtatccgtactactgttatgtacggagtacttgtgcaagcaAGGTATGCGTCGCTATGCAAGCTTCGTGTTGATTAATACACGAGCTCCTCCGTACGGATGAAACTGTATCCGTATTAGTCTCCCACCAATTGCACTGCTAGCAGCCCAAAGGgtccccgccgtcgtggctgACGGGATCAACGAGGGCCTGCGCCGCCGAACAAAGGTGTCTTGCGCATGCAAAATACTACTCTActctactaggtacttacttatagtacagtacgtgcgctgtactgtactccacaccacacctacttgctgtactgtactgtacttacagctgGTCTGCGCACTaaggcacaagtacagtacacttgctgcaagtaataGGTGTATTTCATGCACTGACTGTAGCACGATTCCATGGCGGCAAACATGTCTCAGCCGGACGGGACTTGTGCATGCCGTCTctactgcaggtgtacggagcgcaTGCACCCCGTATGGAGCACACTGTGCCATCATGCAGCCAATCTCGCCCGCCTCAAGTCCGTccgcatgtacttacgcgcagcaagtgcagtactcgaGTGCACTTTGTGTTgcacagtagttgtactgtacacactCTCACCCACCACTGCACCGTAGCCGCCGTCGCATGCTGGTGCGCCTCTCCTTTCTCAGCAAAGACGCGGGAAATCCGTGCCGCATGACTCGTTTCCCGCAATCCCCGGCGGGCTCGACTGCACATTTCGTCATGATGAACTGTTCCAACGGGAACTCGTACGAGACTGCCTCGGAACATGGTGGGCTTGCGCTCGGCCAAGGCTCATCGTCCGTTCAACCGCTCAAGCGAGGAGAGAGCAGGGCAGCAGAGCGACGGCTTCTGATTTTTGGGATTCGCTCCGCCGAGAGGCTGCAGACCGGGACAAAGGAGGGATGGATGTCGGAGGGACGGAGAGAAGGAGAGACAAAGGGGACCGGGGGACGAGAGTGAAGGCTGGCCACGACGGCTTGGCCACGCGAGCCCGCCCTGTCGGGCCGACGGGGTCCAGCGGATGGCGCAAGGACGAATTATCGACTAATACGTGctcggagtactccgtacatgtacatgaatgGCCGTaaacgtacagtacacgctTGGGTGCGGTGGTATTATCTggtgtaccggtacttgccTCGATGCCACTGCGCCGCCAGTGTCCGCTGTTACTCGTTGGGTCGCGCAGCCAAAGTCGCATCGCCGCTGAGCTTTCGGGCAACCACTTTCGCCTTCCGGCTGCATCCCAGTGGGAAGCCGTGCGGAGTAAGCATCGGCGGCTATAAGTCCATACATGCTATACAAGTGCTTGCTTACTTACATACGGACATGCGATACATTTAGTTGTACTTATTACTGTTCATccgtgtacaagtacggagtgccacCTGTGGTTCAGCGCGTACCTGGAGGTACCTGCTcgtacgtactccgcactccgtacctggatTAGTACAGGTACGCATCATGAGCACCAGGAAGCGCGTCTCCATAGCGCGGCATCGTGTGTTTGACCCCACGAAATGGCCACCCCGGAAAGGCGCCACGTCGAACCTgtgccgtctccgtctccgcaTACGAGCGCactactgtgcatgtacgtggtcgtcgtgtacttactcttaCCGTATGGTGTGTACTTGatacaagtgcaagtactggaCTGAATGGCActcatctacagtacagtacaagcacaccaactgtattgtacggagtacatgtcccCCGTACGTTCTTGtaggtagtacggagtacaataagtactgGGTATGCCGAAATGCCACTGCGgacgagtgctccgtacaataggcacagtacggagtacttacgtacgcCGTGGTGCGTTCGAAGCTGGGACGAAACACTAGCAGAGCGGATTTCCGAGGTCGAAAAGTTGGCAAGTGGGGAACGACCGGCGTCGGATTTTGGACATTGGTAGCGAGAGCAAGGGCATTGATGAggacttgcaagtactccgtacaagtaggcgtaTTATGGAGTAATTATGGAGTAGTTGTTGGCAGGTTCCCCGGGAGTATTACATGTGCAGAACTTATGGACGTCCCTAAATGTTTGTACCTGCTCGTTCATGATACGAAAGTGTACGgaatattattattattcctcgtacacctactccgtacaagtaagtgtaggtacatacaagtactgtaatacatgCATATTTCAAGTACATctgcgtacaagtacttgcctttACAGGTACTTTCAGTGGGAATACGTAACTACTTGGTACGAGAGTgtgccagtacggagtacagtacttacacctgcaTGGAAGCAACGAGAacgtgtacaagtgcacttgtacaaacaagtacttgtagcccACATGTATATTGCATGCAAGTTcacggagtacgtgtacacccaagtacatttcagtacagtaatacgtGCTAGTACATGCCGAGTACCAGCCTGCACAATCTGCTTGCCATTTTCGGATGTCATCCCGCAATCCTATCCTTTGTGCCGGCACCACGTCTCCGCACAcccgccgaggcgacgatggcaaaGGGTCCCCTCTctggtacagtacggagtaatactcgaCGGAGAATCAAAGGGTGCGAGTGCGAGGCGGCCACCGGACGTGATGCGAAACGAAGGCGACGAAAAAGGACAAAAAACACGCAGGCGGTGTGGTCCGGCTCTATGTGGGAAATGGCGGAAGGCGATACCCGTCGGCTCATGCCTTGACCTTCCAGAATGCAATGTCGGTCTATTTTGCTTGGGAAAAAAACACCACCCGGCCAACGCTGGCCGtcatccatcgtcgcccaTCTCACGCACCCTGCCCCTCCTCAGCTCCTCTCGGCCAGTGTCACCCCACCGCTGATCTCGGCACGTCctttgtcgacggcggcgactaGTACGGTCATACCGACGATTACTGCCTCCCGaccaatacatgtacacccgAGCCCTCTCCGGGTGCGAGTGTACATGGGCGCGGCGGTACGAGGAAACGATCCCATGCCGGCCGTCACTAGCCTGCCCCTCCTCACCCAGCCTTTGCTCGACCGGCTTCGAGGCCCCTCGTCCGAGTTTTTGGCGGTAGCCTGCCTCCTCGCACACTTATAGCCGGCCCGtccccggcgtcgacggcctcgagcgtcgacgtcccTCCCGAACCCTGCCCGAGGTCTGGCCTTTGCACCGTCCTCCCTTCCCATCGTCCCCCCCCTCTCGTCCCCGgaatacttgcttgctcgaCGGGCATCCACCGAGCGGCCGGAACGGACCTGTCGAATCGTGCTTCGGCGGTCCCCATGGCTGTCCTTTCGCCTCCCCAGGATTTCACATCCGAATCGTCCGTCGACAAGGCCGTGCCCGTCTACCAGCGCGAGATGGGCGAGTCCGTGACGCTCAGCGAGCCGGCCAGCGGCAGCCTCGctcccgccgacgaggcgcggTGGCCCAAGATTCGCTCCCTCTGGCAGGACGCCTTTTCCGAGTTCCTCGGCACCATGgtcctcatcctcttcggcgacggcgtcgtcgcccaggtGGTCCTCAGCAAGGGCACCAAGGGTGACTACCAGAGCATCTCCTGGGGCTGGGGGTGAGAAggctcccctccctcccgtCGGCCGGACCGCACCGGACCTCGGTCGCTAAcgtcggcagcatcggcGTCATGTTCGGCGTCTACGTCTCGGGCAAGTCGGGCGGTCACATCAACCCGGCCGTGACGTTGACCAACTGCGTCTTCCGCGGCCATCCCTGGCGCAAGTTCCCCGTCTACATGGCGGCCCAGATcctcggcgccatggccgggGCCGCCATCGTCTACGGCAACTACCGGTCGGCCATCGACCAgttcgagggcggcgccggcctgcgGACCGTCACGGGGCCCAAcgccaccgccggcgtcTTCTGCACCTACCCGGCCGCCTTCATGACGCGCACCGGCATGTTCTTCTCCGAGTTCCTCGCGAGCGCCATCCTCCAGTTCGTcatcttcgccctcgccgactcGGGCAACATCGGCGCCGGGCCCCTCATGCCGCTGTGCCTCATGTTCCTCatcttcggcatcggcgcctgCTTCGGCTGGGAGACGGGATACGCCATCAACCTCGCCCGCGACTTTGGCCCTCGTCTGGTGACGTACATGATCGGctacggcggcgaggtctggtccgccggcggccatTACTTTTGGGTACGTGCGCCGTCGCCTGGTGCGGTGCCCAGCCGGGGAGCTGACGCGTCGCCCGCAGATTCCCATGGTCGTTCCCTTCTTCGGCACCCTCACGGGCGCCGCCCTGTACGACCTGCTCGTCTACGACGGGGAGAGCCCCATCAACAAAGCCTACCTCGGCTTCGACCGTTTCTTGAAGCCCAGGCGAAGCGTGTGGTCGAACACGTACGGcaaggacgccgacgcgagGGTGTAGCCGAACGCGCACCGAGGAACGCGCGATACGACGGCCGGAGGTGGATGCACCGAGTGACGATGTTGGATGCGAGAAACGGAAGGAGGAAGCAGGACGCCGGTCTGCATCTTGGGGCGTTTTGGTCGGATGCACACGGCGTGTACCCTCAGCGAGCGATGATTGTGCAATTTGCtgcccccccaccccccacGGCGATACGCTATAGAGTCGAATCTAGGCAAGGTCGAGCGAGCCCCTTGGTCGCGTAGTCGGACCCTATCCACTGCGTCTGTTGGGTGATGGCGCATTCACGTGCTGCGCCGAGGGGAGTCCGTATTGAGGCCATGCTCCTCCTCCCGGCACTTGGCTCGCGAACGCTTGAGCCTGTTCGGGATGCGGTCAGAGGAGACATCCCAGGGCGTGGAGAGGCGGACCTCGGCTCAGGCTTCGAGCGGACGTGGCCAATGCGACCGGCGCGCGTTGTCACCGGCGCGACAAAGTTCCAAGGACAGCTCATCGAGGCATTCGGACCCTCGCATCACATGTCACGGCACGAGACGAAAAGCATTGTACGGTAGGTTGGCTCCTCCATCCGCATCGGTTGAACTGACCGTTGTGGGGGAGAGCGGGGGCGACGGCTCACCTGCGGCCCCTGAtccttacagtacattcgatgtgcctgtacggagtacatactgtacagtataagtacatgtaattaagtaattacagtaagtgtGTAACATACTTGCGGAGGataactccgtacttgcaagtaagttagtacttGCCGGGACTTGGCGTGTGCCGAGTACAGCTACACCTACCCTGCAGCATTGTacgcttacatgtacacttatTTGTATGCATATTTTGGTCCTTCAAGGGAGACATTGATGGGTACAAACTGGCCCGGTGTTGCTTCTGCCATCGAGAGCCGCGCGAAACGCAGCGTTGTGATGGCGGTGTGAGAGTGCTCGAACGGAATGGGAGACGGACGCACGTCGTTGACAAAGGCAACAGCATTGTCCAACATTGACAGTGTCACCGCCGACTCCACCGTAATTTGTTGCCGCAACGCAAATCAGCTGGAGCACattggcggcgatggagtgAATCGTTTTCCATCACGGATGAAGGCCCGTCGTCTCACCTTTCCCGCCGCACCGGTGCCTGAATCCGCCTCGTAGCGCGCGGCGGAAGGCAGCCGACCGGGGCGGCGCCGGTGGCGTGAGCGGCGCATCGCCGGACTCGTAGCGCGCGTCACCTGTACCTGCGACGGAAAGTTGGCAGTGGAGGCGGGGACATGGCTGTATCAGCTTGTGGTgccggtacatgtacacgtaagtaTATCAAGTAGGCGCAAGAGCGGCGGGtaggcgtacaagtacttactgtaggtgtacagtaatggAGTACAGCAAATgttacttgtaagtaatattactcgGTAAgccagtaagtacttgtaatacttacatacttaagtactatagGCTACAGCAAGTGGGAGCaaagcactgtactccgtactggtaagtacttactattgtactgtagtgtacGGATTAGAAgcaggtgcacatgtacggagtacatgtaagtacagtagttgcacagtacagtagttgcacagtacttgtaggtgaaccgtgtacggagtactctactCCGCACAGCAGGTAATTGTCAGTAGGTAGGTCAGGGCAGGTACACATACAACTATGCTTGTGCGCCGTACACCAAGTAGGTATGCAGCGAGTAATAGatactgtaagcaagtattacggagtactgtagatggaCAGCAAGTAAGAACTccatccatgtactccgcacagtaagcaggtgtacttacagcaagtac of the Drechmeria coniospora strain ARSEF 6962 chromosome 01, whole genome shotgun sequence genome contains:
- a CDS encoding aquaglyceroporin: MAVLSPPQDFTSESSVDKAVPVYQREMGESVTLSEPASGSLAPADEARWPKIRSLWQDAFSEFLGTMVLILFGDGVVAQVVLSKGTKGDYQSISWGWGIGVMFGVYVSGKSGGHINPAVTLTNCVFRGHPWRKFPVYMAAQILGAMAGAAIVYGNYRSAIDQFEGGAGLRTVTGPNATAGVFCTYPAAFMTRTGMFFSEFLASAILQFVIFALADSGNIGAGPLMPLCLMFLIFGIGACFGWETGYAINLARDFGPRLVTYMIGYGGEVWSAGGHYFWIPMVVPFFGTLTGAALYDLLVYDGESPINKAYLGFDRFLKPRRSVWSNTYGKDADARV